The following are from one region of the Cyanobium gracile PCC 6307 genome:
- a CDS encoding transglutaminase-like domain-containing protein: protein MTLSCWAPTPVLALVHPHGSRLEDRRGPERLRLSPDRIAEVLTDADGNRACRFVASTGSTTLGFEVVVADHGLPDPVAPEVGECPVGSLPIVTYHYLNPSRYCDTDRLAQVAWGRFGGVRPGWSRVQAICDWVHEQLRFDYGAARSDKTAHDALREGRGVCRDFAHLAISLCRCLNIPARYCTGYLGYTGTTPLPEPIDYSAWFEAFLEDRWHVFDPRHNRPRIGRVLIARGRDAADVPFLRSFGDHQLTGFRVITEEVARPDSRSL from the coding sequence TTGACCCTCTCCTGCTGGGCCCCGACGCCGGTGCTGGCCCTGGTCCATCCCCATGGCAGCCGCCTGGAGGACCGGCGCGGCCCCGAGCGGCTGCGGCTGAGCCCCGACCGGATCGCCGAGGTGCTCACCGATGCGGACGGCAACCGCGCCTGCCGCTTCGTGGCCTCCACCGGCAGCACCACCCTGGGATTCGAGGTGGTGGTGGCCGACCACGGCCTTCCCGATCCGGTGGCGCCGGAGGTGGGGGAGTGCCCGGTGGGGTCGCTGCCGATCGTCACCTATCACTACCTCAACCCCAGCCGCTACTGCGACACCGATCGCCTCGCCCAGGTCGCCTGGGGACGCTTCGGCGGTGTCCGGCCGGGCTGGTCACGGGTGCAGGCCATCTGCGACTGGGTGCACGAGCAGCTCCGCTTCGACTACGGCGCCGCCCGCAGCGACAAGACCGCCCACGACGCCCTGCGCGAAGGACGCGGCGTCTGCCGCGATTTCGCCCATCTCGCCATCAGTCTCTGCCGCTGCCTCAACATCCCCGCCCGCTACTGCACCGGCTACCTGGGCTATACGGGCACCACGCCCCTGCCCGAACCGATTGACTACTCAGCCTGGTTCGAGGCGTTCCTCGAGGATCGCTGGCATGTCTTCGACCCCCGCCACAACCGGCCCCGCATCGGCCGGGTGCTGATCGCCCGGGGTCGGGATGCAGCAGATGTGCCCTTCCTGCGCTCCTTCGGCGACCACCAGCTCACCGGCTTCCGCGTCATCACCGAGGAGGTGGCCAGGCCCGACTCTCGCTCTCTCTGA